A single window of Thiomicrorhabdus immobilis DNA harbors:
- the parC gene encoding DNA topoisomerase IV subunit A, with amino-acid sequence MTQQTMNYEGIEQKSVAEFTEKAYLDYAMYVILDRALPHIGDGLKPVQRRIIYAMSELGLKATAKYKKSARTVGDVLGKFHPHGDSACYEAMVLMAQDFSFRYPLVDGQGNWGSMDDPKSFAAMRYTEAKLSKFSQLLLEEVGQGTVDWTPNFDGSLDEPLVLPARVPHVLLNGTSGIAVGMATDIPPHNLREVVDGCIALLSNPNLTIAELVEIIPAPDYPNSAQVITPKAELLKLYETGRGSIRQRASYRVEDGVNVVIDALPYQVSGAKLMEQIASQMRAKKLPMVVDLRDESDHQNPVRFVIELRSKRVDVETAMLHLFATTDLEKSYRANFNVIGLNGRPQVKNLKVMLAEWLVYRVETVRRRLQYRLDKVLARLHILDGMLIAFLNIDEVIAIIREEDKPKPALMERFGLTDIQAEAVLELKLRHLARLEEMKIRTEQAELEAERQKLEKLLGSEARLKTLVKKELLQDAEMYGDERKSPLIEGRSAQAMSEQDLLPSEAVTVVLSENGWVRAAKGHDVDGKALGYKSGDAFCSQASGQSRQMTVFLDSTGRAYALPAHSLPSARSHGEPLTGRLSPPMGSAFTQVLMGQPNDKIILASSAGYGFITQLENLYSKNKAGKTSISLPAGSSVLTPVYVEAEQWVMVVTSEPRMLVFKAEELPELAKGKGNKLIQLPKGETVQAVFAFTPGQKVAVQAGKYEKVFGPTAIEEAFSSRAKKGIVLPRTLKQTTQISIAD; translated from the coding sequence GTGACCCAGCAGACCATGAACTATGAAGGGATAGAGCAAAAAAGCGTTGCTGAATTTACTGAAAAGGCATACCTGGATTATGCCATGTACGTTATTTTGGACAGAGCTCTTCCGCATATTGGTGACGGCCTCAAACCGGTTCAACGCCGTATTATTTATGCCATGTCAGAATTGGGTTTAAAGGCCACTGCAAAATATAAAAAGTCGGCACGTACTGTGGGGGATGTATTAGGTAAATTCCATCCACATGGCGACAGCGCATGTTATGAAGCGATGGTGCTGATGGCGCAAGATTTCTCGTTTCGTTATCCATTGGTCGATGGTCAGGGCAACTGGGGGTCTATGGATGATCCTAAATCGTTTGCCGCCATGCGTTACACCGAGGCTAAACTCTCCAAATTTAGCCAGCTTCTGTTGGAAGAAGTCGGGCAAGGAACGGTTGATTGGACACCGAACTTTGATGGCTCTTTAGATGAACCATTGGTTTTGCCTGCTCGTGTGCCGCATGTGTTGTTGAACGGGACTTCGGGGATTGCCGTAGGGATGGCGACCGATATTCCGCCGCATAATTTACGTGAAGTGGTCGATGGGTGTATTGCTTTGCTGAGTAACCCTAATCTCACGATTGCTGAGTTGGTCGAGATTATTCCCGCACCCGATTACCCAAATTCCGCCCAAGTGATTACCCCCAAGGCAGAGTTGTTGAAACTCTATGAAACCGGACGCGGATCGATTCGACAACGTGCCAGTTACCGTGTTGAAGATGGTGTAAATGTGGTGATCGATGCGCTGCCTTATCAAGTGTCTGGTGCCAAGTTGATGGAGCAGATCGCTTCACAAATGCGAGCAAAAAAACTACCGATGGTAGTGGATTTACGTGATGAATCCGATCATCAAAATCCGGTGCGTTTTGTGATTGAACTGCGTTCTAAACGTGTTGATGTCGAAACCGCGATGTTGCATCTGTTCGCTACCACTGATTTAGAAAAAAGTTATCGTGCTAACTTCAATGTCATTGGTTTGAATGGCCGTCCTCAAGTTAAAAACCTCAAGGTCATGCTGGCTGAATGGCTGGTTTATCGAGTGGAAACGGTTCGCCGCCGCTTGCAGTATCGTTTGGACAAGGTTTTGGCGCGTCTGCATATTTTGGACGGGATGCTGATCGCCTTCCTGAATATCGATGAAGTCATCGCCATCATCCGTGAAGAGGATAAGCCGAAACCAGCCTTAATGGAGCGTTTTGGATTGACGGATATTCAAGCCGAAGCGGTCTTAGAACTTAAGTTGAGACACTTGGCGCGTCTTGAAGAGATGAAGATTCGTACGGAACAGGCCGAATTGGAAGCTGAACGTCAAAAACTGGAAAAGTTGCTTGGTAGTGAGGCACGTTTGAAAACCTTGGTAAAAAAAGAGCTTCTGCAAGATGCTGAAATGTATGGTGATGAGCGTAAATCTCCATTGATTGAAGGGCGTTCCGCGCAAGCGATGAGTGAACAAGACTTGTTGCCATCAGAAGCGGTCACCGTTGTCTTATCTGAAAACGGTTGGGTGCGTGCCGCAAAAGGGCATGATGTCGATGGTAAAGCCTTGGGTTATAAGTCGGGTGATGCTTTCTGTTCCCAAGCATCCGGTCAAAGCCGACAGATGACCGTGTTTTTAGATTCGACAGGACGTGCTTATGCCTTGCCCGCCCATAGTCTGCCATCCGCACGTTCGCATGGTGAGCCCTTAACCGGGCGTTTGAGTCCGCCAATGGGCAGTGCGTTCACTCAGGTGTTAATGGGGCAGCCGAATGATAAGATTATTCTAGCTTCAAGTGCCGGTTATGGGTTTATTACCCAGTTGGAAAACCTTTATTCAAAAAACAAGGCGGGAAAAACCTCTATTTCTCTGCCTGCCGGAAGTTCTGTGTTGACGCCGGTTTATGTCGAGGCCGAGCAGTGGGTTATGGTGGTGACCAGTGAACCACGTATGTTGGTGTTCAAGGCTGAAGAACTACCAGAACTTGCCAAAGGTAAAGGGAATAAACTTATCCAATTGCCAAAAGGTGAAACCGTGCAAGCCGTTTTTGCCTTTACGCCAGGACAAAAAGTGGCGGTTCAAGCGGGCAAATATGAAAAGGTTTTTGGTCCTACCGCCATTGAAGAAGCCTTTTCCAGCCGCGCCAAAAAAGGCATTGTTCTGCCAAGAACCTTAAAACAAACCACACAAATATCCATTGCGGACTAA
- a CDS encoding motility-associated protein — protein sequence MFAKPFAILVISLSFFGGFLLMGGNLVSLWHPSELVVILGIALGTFLASTPVYVWKRTMGFLGRYFTGDRVSKKLYAETLGLLEELARLSRSSGVLALEKHIINAENSPIFQHYSSVLKHKDLKKFIVDNFSYLLLNPPQSQSFAHHLENQIYDIFDSMSEVPKSVGKVADWLPGFGIVAAVLGVILTMELLGGDMDVAKIGTAIGAALVGTLTGVFFAFGVLAPFVHAVEVMIRQDKSLLEMTASFLEAYSNGVSPNLAVEIGRQRVPPEFEVPREAE from the coding sequence ATGTTTGCAAAACCGTTTGCTATTCTTGTTATATCGTTAAGCTTCTTCGGAGGCTTTTTGCTTATGGGCGGCAATTTAGTTTCTTTATGGCATCCGTCTGAATTAGTGGTGATTTTAGGAATCGCGTTAGGTACGTTTTTAGCCTCCACCCCGGTTTATGTCTGGAAAAGGACTATGGGGTTTTTGGGGCGGTACTTTACGGGTGATAGGGTGTCCAAAAAACTGTATGCGGAAACGTTAGGTTTGCTGGAAGAGTTGGCCAGATTGTCGCGTTCTTCAGGGGTTTTGGCTTTGGAAAAGCACATTATCAACGCGGAAAACAGTCCGATATTCCAGCACTACTCTAGTGTTTTAAAACATAAAGATTTAAAGAAATTTATTGTCGATAATTTCAGTTATCTATTGCTCAACCCGCCTCAGAGTCAAAGTTTTGCACATCATTTGGAAAACCAGATTTACGATATTTTCGACTCAATGAGTGAAGTGCCTAAATCGGTGGGTAAGGTTGCCGATTGGTTGCCTGGTTTTGGTATCGTAGCCGCTGTTTTAGGGGTGATTCTAACTATGGAACTACTTGGTGGCGATATGGATGTTGCCAAAATCGGTACGGCAATCGGTGCCGCCTTGGTTGGTACTCTGACCGGTGTGTTTTTCGCTTTCGGCGTTTTAGCGCCTTTTGTGCATGCGGTTGAAGTGATGATTCGCCAAGATAAGTCATTGCTTGAGATGACAGCTTCGTTTTTAGAGGCATATTCCAATGGCGTGTCGCCTAATTTGGCTGTAGAGATCGGTCGACAGCGTGTTCCTCCAGAATTTGAAGTTCCACGTGAAGCTGAGTAA
- a CDS encoding OmpA/MotB family protein — protein sequence MSRRRGHDEGGAHGGSWKIALADLMTVLMVFFLVMWLISVVDPVERQAFINSIVGEPPIGAEIQDEKLLPPQTELIQLDLKPPASQAEIEEAMKEVDPKDIKIEETPEFTKITLRSDSFFESGRATISDKTRENLEILGETLKGRQQPITVTGYTDSVPINNFQFPSNWELSAARAAMVARVFIDMGMNKKVLTIEGKGDNEEVASNATAYGRSLNRRVIILVDKRPESAIELN from the coding sequence ATGTCACGCAGACGAGGACATGATGAAGGGGGTGCCCACGGCGGTTCTTGGAAAATCGCTTTAGCCGATTTAATGACGGTTTTAATGGTCTTTTTTTTGGTGATGTGGCTCATCTCTGTTGTCGACCCTGTTGAAAGGCAAGCGTTCATTAACAGTATTGTCGGTGAACCTCCTATCGGTGCTGAAATTCAGGATGAAAAACTACTACCTCCACAGACTGAACTCATTCAATTGGATTTGAAACCACCAGCTTCCCAGGCTGAAATCGAGGAAGCGATGAAAGAGGTCGACCCTAAAGACATTAAAATTGAAGAGACCCCAGAGTTTACCAAGATTACCCTGCGTTCAGATAGTTTCTTTGAAAGTGGGCGTGCCACCATCAGCGATAAGACTCGAGAAAATCTGGAGATTTTAGGTGAGACCTTGAAAGGCCGACAGCAACCGATTACCGTGACCGGTTATACCGATAGTGTACCCATCAATAATTTTCAGTTCCCTTCGAACTGGGAATTGTCGGCGGCTCGTGCCGCGATGGTCGCCCGGGTTTTTATCGATATGGGGATGAATAAAAAAGTCTTGACGATTGAAGGTAAAGGCGACAATGAAGAGGTGGCATCCAACGCCACGGCGTATGGTCGTTCACTGAATCGTCGAGTCATTATTTTGGTTGATAAACGTCCTGAGTCAGCCATTGAATTGAATTAA
- a CDS encoding HesA/MoeB/ThiF family protein, with amino-acid sequence MTTDNIASKTELNDAELSRYSRQILMPEIDYEGQLKLAQSHAIIFGLGGLGSPASLYLAAAGVGKLTLVDFDEVDDSNLQRQIVHRENNIGQAKVESAKQNLTALNHHIEIQTIANKLDEAEVAELVKSADVVLDCTDNFASRFALNRTCFQAKVPLVSGAAIRWEGQLSTYDFRDLNSPCYQCLYPEDSGQELTCSQNGVLSPVVGMVGSMQAIEAVKALLKLPTLTGKLMIIDAYTMMIRTLNLKKDSNCNHCSQQ; translated from the coding sequence ATGACTACAGATAACATCGCAAGCAAAACCGAATTAAATGACGCTGAACTGTCACGCTACAGTCGCCAAATCCTGATGCCTGAAATCGACTATGAAGGACAACTCAAACTTGCTCAATCCCATGCGATTATCTTTGGCTTGGGAGGATTAGGCTCTCCGGCTTCACTTTATCTTGCCGCAGCAGGGGTTGGAAAACTGACTTTGGTTGACTTTGATGAAGTCGACGACTCCAACCTGCAGCGCCAAATCGTCCATAGGGAAAACAATATCGGCCAAGCCAAAGTCGAGTCAGCCAAACAGAACCTGACCGCGCTTAACCACCACATTGAAATTCAAACCATTGCCAACAAGTTAGATGAAGCGGAAGTGGCTGAACTGGTTAAAAGCGCCGATGTGGTTTTAGACTGTACCGATAACTTCGCTTCACGTTTCGCCCTTAACCGCACCTGCTTTCAAGCCAAAGTCCCGCTGGTTTCTGGAGCGGCCATTCGCTGGGAAGGACAACTTTCAACCTACGACTTTCGAGACTTAAACAGCCCATGTTACCAATGTTTATACCCTGAAGATTCTGGACAGGAACTCACCTGCAGCCAAAATGGCGTGCTTTCGCCAGTAGTGGGCATGGTAGGTTCAATGCAGGCCATCGAGGCGGTTAAAGCCCTGCTTAAGTTACCGACCTTAACCGGAAAGCTGATGATTATCGATGCTTACACGATGATGATTAGAACATTGAATTTGAAAAAAGACAGCAACTGCAATCACTGCAGCCAACAATAA
- the prmC gene encoding peptide chain release factor N(5)-glutamine methyltransferase, which produces MASIQATLQASQEQLIQAGLVDSPKIDAELLLCHTLDVNRSYLFTWPEKELTAEQTHAFQNDLQLRLAGHPIAHIIGQREFWGLNLRVSNNTLIPRPDTETLIEAVLNLDGIKNKQAECTILDLGTGSGAIALALKSELPHCDITAIDQSQAALEIARENAISNQLDVQFMQSDWFSAIGQKQYHCIVSNPPYIEEDDPHLNQGDVRFEPLSALTSGEDGLDDIRLIINQAWSHLVSQGWLVIEHGYNQAESIAELFKETGFQNRTLCKDLGGNPRVSLGQKP; this is translated from the coding sequence ATGGCAAGTATTCAAGCAACCTTACAAGCATCACAAGAACAGCTGATACAAGCAGGCCTGGTGGATTCGCCAAAAATTGATGCCGAGCTGCTTTTATGCCACACCCTTGATGTCAACCGCAGCTATCTTTTCACCTGGCCGGAGAAAGAACTAACCGCTGAGCAAACCCATGCCTTTCAAAACGATTTACAATTGCGTCTTGCCGGACATCCTATCGCGCATATTATCGGGCAGCGTGAGTTTTGGGGACTCAACCTTAGAGTCAGTAATAATACGTTAATCCCCCGTCCGGATACCGAAACCTTAATCGAAGCCGTATTAAACCTTGATGGCATCAAAAACAAACAGGCCGAATGTACGATTCTTGATTTGGGGACCGGTAGCGGCGCAATCGCCCTAGCGTTAAAATCTGAGCTTCCACACTGCGACATCACCGCAATCGACCAAAGCCAGGCCGCACTGGAGATTGCTCGGGAAAACGCCATATCAAACCAACTTGACGTTCAATTCATGCAAAGCGACTGGTTTTCGGCCATCGGTCAAAAACAATACCACTGCATTGTCTCCAACCCGCCCTATATAGAAGAAGATGACCCTCACTTGAATCAAGGGGATGTGCGCTTTGAGCCTTTGAGTGCATTAACTTCAGGTGAAGATGGCTTGGACGATATTCGTTTGATTATCAACCAGGCCTGGTCACATTTAGTTTCCCAGGGTTGGCTTGTGATTGAACATGGTTATAATCAAGCGGAAAGCATTGCCGAACTTTTCAAAGAAACAGGCTTTCAGAACCGCACTCTTTGCAAAGATTTAGGTGGGAATCCTAGGGTCAGCCTCGGACAAAAACCTTAG
- the prfA gene encoding peptide chain release factor 1 — MKDSIRSKLELLVERLDEVNALISDPEVINDQKKFTSLTKEYAQITPVVETFNAFLGAEADIAEAKEMMQSGDPDLKEMAQEELPELEAKIKSYETDLQTMMLPKDPRDDSNTFLEIRAGTGGDEAAIFAGDLFKMYSRFAEKMKWQVEVINTNEGEHGGYKEIIARIIGDGTYSKLKFESGAHRVQRVPATETQGRVHTSAATVVIMAEAPDVEQIELNPADLKVDTFRASGAGGQHVNKTDSAIRITHIPTGTIVECQDERSQHKNRARAMSLLAARIMDARQQKHDAEIAQERKSLVGTGDRSDRIRTYNYPQGRVTDHRINLTLYKLDEVMNGGLDQIVGPLIQEHQAEQLANLSSEN, encoded by the coding sequence GTGAAAGATTCCATTCGCTCAAAACTAGAACTTTTAGTTGAACGCTTAGATGAAGTAAATGCCTTGATCTCTGATCCGGAAGTCATCAACGATCAGAAGAAATTCACTTCTTTAACTAAAGAGTATGCGCAAATCACTCCTGTGGTTGAAACCTTCAATGCGTTTTTAGGTGCTGAAGCCGACATTGCCGAAGCCAAAGAGATGATGCAGTCTGGCGACCCTGACCTAAAAGAGATGGCACAAGAAGAGTTGCCTGAACTTGAAGCAAAAATCAAATCCTATGAAACCGATTTGCAGACCATGATGCTGCCTAAAGACCCTCGTGACGACTCGAATACCTTCTTGGAAATTCGTGCCGGAACCGGTGGTGATGAAGCCGCGATATTTGCCGGTGACCTGTTTAAGATGTACAGCCGTTTTGCTGAGAAAATGAAGTGGCAAGTGGAAGTCATCAACACCAATGAAGGTGAACACGGTGGTTATAAAGAAATCATTGCCCGTATTATCGGTGACGGCACCTATTCAAAACTGAAATTTGAATCCGGCGCACACCGTGTACAGCGTGTACCTGCTACAGAAACACAGGGGCGCGTTCATACCTCTGCGGCGACCGTTGTCATCATGGCCGAAGCGCCCGATGTTGAGCAAATCGAGCTGAACCCAGCCGACTTAAAAGTCGATACTTTCCGCGCTTCGGGTGCGGGTGGTCAGCACGTCAACAAAACCGATTCGGCGATTCGTATCACCCACATTCCAACCGGAACCATCGTGGAATGCCAGGATGAACGCTCTCAACACAAAAACCGTGCCCGAGCCATGTCATTATTGGCGGCACGTATCATGGATGCTCGCCAACAAAAGCATGACGCCGAGATTGCTCAAGAACGTAAAAGCTTGGTGGGTACGGGAGACCGTTCCGACCGCATCCGCACCTATAATTATCCGCAAGGCCGTGTTACCGATCACCGTATCAACTTAACCCTGTATAAATTGGATGAGGTCATGAACGGTGGTTTGGATCAAATTGTCGGCCCACTGATTCAAGAGCATCAAGCGGAACAGCTAGCGAACTTAAGTAGCGAAAATTAA
- the hemA gene encoding glutamyl-tRNA reductase, whose amino-acid sequence MKLCTLGVNHETAPVDIRETVSFSADSACQAIEQLKSQALVSECVILSTCNRTELYCILKENHLETQVHEWLHQFFNLEPKSLMPYLYSHRDLDAVKHIMRVASGLNSLVLGEPQIFGQIKDAYNAAHKTESIHQNLENLFQHIFKTVKQVRTDTAIGNSPISVAFSAVSLSKQFFGDLSQQTALLLGAGETIELVARHLKENHIGNLIIANRTFERAHRLAESVAGYAIQLDEIDNHLHEADIVIGSTGSPNAILMKNSVVAALKKRKNRPMFMVDIAVPRDIEPKIGDLNDVYLYTVDDLQEIIETSKQSRQSAALEAEEIIELQAQHFITQMQATQQIKPVIQAYRQQSMHIKEAALEHALHQLEQGVNSEEIIKRLANQLTNRLIHTPTKQLNQAGMNGDTALIEAAETLLICEEHSKPSHK is encoded by the coding sequence ATGAAACTATGTACCCTTGGCGTAAATCACGAAACGGCACCTGTCGACATCCGTGAAACAGTTTCATTTTCAGCCGATTCCGCTTGCCAAGCGATTGAACAGCTAAAATCGCAAGCGCTTGTATCAGAGTGCGTTATCCTCTCCACCTGCAACCGCACAGAACTCTATTGCATTCTTAAAGAAAACCACCTTGAAACTCAAGTTCACGAATGGTTACATCAATTCTTTAATCTAGAACCCAAATCGTTGATGCCCTATTTATATAGCCACCGTGATTTAGACGCGGTTAAACACATCATGCGTGTGGCAAGCGGCTTGAACTCATTGGTTTTAGGTGAACCGCAAATTTTTGGACAAATCAAAGATGCTTACAATGCGGCGCATAAAACCGAAAGCATTCATCAGAATCTAGAGAATCTGTTTCAACATATTTTCAAAACCGTAAAACAGGTTCGTACCGACACCGCTATCGGTAACAGTCCAATCTCGGTTGCCTTTTCGGCGGTATCACTCTCCAAGCAGTTTTTTGGCGACCTGTCACAACAGACGGCACTGCTATTGGGTGCGGGGGAAACCATTGAACTGGTCGCCCGCCACCTTAAAGAGAATCATATCGGCAATTTGATTATCGCCAACCGTACTTTTGAGCGCGCCCATAGACTGGCAGAAAGTGTTGCTGGTTACGCCATCCAACTTGATGAAATCGACAACCATTTGCATGAAGCCGATATCGTTATTGGCTCAACCGGCAGTCCAAACGCCATCTTGATGAAAAACTCTGTTGTAGCCGCATTGAAAAAACGTAAGAATCGACCGATGTTCATGGTCGATATCGCAGTGCCGCGCGACATCGAGCCTAAAATCGGTGACTTAAACGATGTTTATCTCTATACCGTGGATGACTTGCAGGAAATCATTGAAACCAGCAAACAGTCTCGCCAAAGCGCGGCGTTAGAAGCCGAGGAGATTATCGAACTGCAAGCTCAGCATTTTATTACGCAAATGCAAGCAACCCAGCAGATAAAGCCGGTTATTCAAGCGTATCGCCAACAATCCATGCACATTAAAGAAGCGGCATTAGAACACGCTTTACACCAACTCGAACAAGGTGTGAATTCAGAAGAGATCATTAAACGTTTAGCGAACCAGCTCACCAACCGTCTGATTCACACACCGACCAAACAACTCAACCAAGCAGGCATGAATGGCGATACCGCCTTAATCGAAGCCGCTGAAACCCTATTAATTTGTGAAGAGCATTCAAAACCTTCACACAAATAG
- a CDS encoding tetratricopeptide repeat protein — MQPRSAVVKWSFFAGLALILSGCALTSELKENESTTADIEKQTVVETPAEKDSAAIKYTKLDSPTMFEILAAEMMVQKGQMAPAFEILYPLAQKTQDKALAERVFQISMATYDIDNIEKATELWRTVSPESAVAWRASFLLSLRNNQIPLALEQWETFHSLSKTDLYEDLTTSVGKVVASVPKDAGLEFFRKLSEKYDQAWSSYYALAMAAAVYQEPQIGISAVEKARSLLPRSERKTSESQIYHLMSKLYLLGEEPLKGIEALESYVDENPQDLLLQERFARLQVQAKQYEAAEQRYQSIIKAEPKAYTSRLSLALIQLERKAFDEAEQNLLKVIEEPSYIAVGNYYLGILYQDSNRFKLAETAFKKVVSPSYYVDAQLHLSEIYFAQGNASKAYATLDAMPVTDKLDRIKVLRAKAIFYGAEAKYFSAIDLYDQALKIEPNNIDVLKAQSMLFFKVEKFTEYEANLLKVLKQDDNDVDVLNALGYFYVEQHVKLEQAYTLLTKALSLSPDSYYILDSLGWYYYQLKQYDQALDYLNKAFKVEEDEEVLIHLVTAYWHNNQINRAKSLWQKYHQKFSQNERVQNLINELELKGSQ, encoded by the coding sequence ATGCAACCAAGATCGGCAGTGGTCAAATGGAGCTTTTTTGCCGGGCTGGCATTGATTTTGTCCGGTTGTGCTTTGACTTCAGAACTCAAAGAGAATGAATCAACGACGGCGGATATTGAAAAACAAACAGTGGTTGAAACACCAGCAGAAAAAGATTCAGCAGCAATAAAATATACCAAGTTGGACTCGCCTACCATGTTCGAGATCTTGGCGGCTGAAATGATGGTGCAAAAAGGTCAAATGGCTCCCGCGTTTGAGATTCTTTACCCTCTAGCGCAAAAAACACAAGATAAGGCGCTTGCCGAACGTGTTTTTCAAATCTCAATGGCCACTTATGATATAGACAATATTGAAAAAGCCACCGAGCTTTGGAGAACGGTTTCACCTGAATCCGCAGTCGCTTGGCGCGCCTCTTTTTTATTGTCGTTAAGAAACAATCAAATCCCTTTGGCCTTAGAACAGTGGGAAACCTTTCACTCGTTATCGAAAACGGATCTGTATGAAGATTTAACCACCTCGGTGGGTAAGGTGGTCGCAAGTGTTCCCAAAGATGCGGGGCTTGAGTTTTTCCGGAAGTTGTCTGAAAAATATGACCAGGCCTGGTCGTCTTATTACGCTTTGGCCATGGCTGCGGCAGTTTACCAAGAGCCACAAATCGGTATTTCAGCCGTGGAGAAAGCCAGGTCTCTTCTTCCACGGTCCGAACGAAAAACCTCTGAATCACAGATTTACCACTTGATGTCAAAACTCTATTTACTGGGAGAGGAACCTTTAAAAGGTATTGAGGCTTTAGAATCTTATGTGGATGAGAATCCCCAGGATTTGTTGCTGCAAGAGCGTTTTGCAAGGTTGCAAGTGCAAGCTAAACAATATGAGGCAGCTGAACAGCGTTACCAGTCTATTATTAAAGCAGAGCCTAAGGCTTATACCTCTCGGCTTTCTTTAGCATTGATTCAATTGGAGCGTAAAGCTTTTGATGAAGCTGAACAGAATTTACTTAAAGTGATTGAAGAGCCGTCTTATATCGCTGTCGGAAATTATTACTTGGGTATTCTCTACCAGGACAGTAATCGTTTTAAACTTGCCGAAACGGCCTTTAAGAAAGTGGTTTCGCCTAGCTATTATGTAGATGCTCAATTACATCTGTCTGAGATTTATTTTGCGCAGGGAAATGCCTCCAAAGCCTATGCAACACTTGACGCGATGCCGGTGACGGATAAGCTGGATAGAATCAAGGTGTTGCGTGCTAAGGCGATATTTTATGGGGCGGAAGCCAAATATTTCTCGGCGATCGATTTGTATGATCAAGCGTTGAAGATCGAACCGAATAATATAGATGTACTTAAAGCGCAGTCGATGTTGTTTTTTAAAGTTGAAAAGTTCACCGAGTATGAGGCCAATTTACTCAAAGTCTTGAAGCAGGATGACAATGATGTGGATGTGTTGAATGCTTTAGGGTATTTCTATGTAGAGCAGCATGTTAAGCTTGAGCAAGCCTATACCTTGTTAACAAAGGCTTTGTCGCTATCTCCGGATAGTTACTATATCTTGGATAGTCTGGGTTGGTACTACTACCAGCTTAAACAATACGACCAAGCTTTGGATTATCTTAATAAAGCATTTAAAGTAGAAGAAGATGAAGAGGTGTTGATTCATCTGGTGACTGCTTATTGGCACAATAATCAAATTAACCGAGCGAAATCATTATGGCAAAAATATCATCAGAAATTTTCGCAAAATGAAAGAGTTCAGAATTTAATCAATGAGTTGGAGTTGAAAGGAAGTCAGTAG
- a CDS encoding ribose-phosphate pyrophosphokinase, with protein sequence MANKNVMIFAGNANVSLAEKISQYLDIPLGKADVGRFSDGEIMVEIKESVRGQDVYVLQPTCTPEPAVNLMEMLVMIDALKRASAARITAVIPYYGFARQDRRPYSARVPITARLAADMITAAGANRVVTVDLHSDQIQGFFDIPVDNIYGSPLLVEDMHANCDLANTTIVSPDMGGVVRARAVAKSIDADMAIIDKRRPKANVAQVMNIIGDIEGKDCIIVDDMVDTAGTLCKAAQALMDRGANSVSAYVVHAVLSGPAVENIKNSVLKELVVTDSIPESAEAKACDKIRRVSISSMLGETIRRVNLEESVTALMQH encoded by the coding sequence ATGGCTAACAAAAATGTCATGATCTTTGCAGGTAATGCAAATGTCAGTCTCGCTGAAAAAATCTCTCAATATCTCGACATCCCTTTAGGTAAAGCCGATGTAGGCCGTTTTAGTGATGGCGAAATCATGGTGGAAATTAAAGAATCCGTTCGTGGTCAAGATGTTTACGTTCTACAACCAACCTGTACGCCAGAACCAGCCGTCAACTTAATGGAAATGCTGGTGATGATTGACGCACTTAAACGTGCCTCAGCAGCGCGTATTACCGCAGTTATCCCATATTATGGTTTTGCACGTCAAGATCGTCGTCCTTATTCAGCTCGTGTACCAATTACAGCACGTCTAGCGGCAGATATGATTACTGCGGCCGGTGCTAACCGTGTGGTAACGGTTGATTTACACTCAGACCAGATTCAAGGTTTCTTTGATATCCCTGTGGATAACATCTATGGATCTCCTTTATTGGTTGAAGATATGCATGCCAACTGTGATTTGGCCAATACCACGATTGTCTCTCCGGATATGGGTGGGGTAGTCCGTGCCAGAGCTGTTGCAAAATCAATTGATGCCGATATGGCCATCATTGATAAGCGTCGTCCTAAAGCGAACGTGGCTCAAGTCATGAATATCATCGGTGACATCGAAGGCAAAGATTGTATTATCGTCGATGATATGGTCGATACAGCGGGCACTTTATGTAAAGCGGCTCAAGCTTTGATGGATCGTGGTGCAAACAGCGTTTCGGCCTATGTAGTACATGCCGTACTTTCTGGACCAGCGGTTGAAAACATCAAAAACTCTGTGTTGAAAGAATTGGTGGTAACGGATTCTATCCCAGAGAGTGCTGAAGCGAAAGCTTGCGATAAAATCCGTCGTGTGAGTATCTCTAGTATGCTAGGTGAAACGATTCGTCGCGTAAACTTGGAGGAGTCGGTGACTGCTCTAATGCAGCACTAA